In Bactrocera neohumeralis isolate Rockhampton unplaced genomic scaffold, APGP_CSIRO_Bneo_wtdbg2-racon-allhic-juicebox.fasta_v2 cluster10, whole genome shotgun sequence, the genomic stretch TTCAAATCTCAATGACTGTAATCACTGAATATAATTCCTTTGTAATAGCCACATCTCGTATAAAACAGGTAAaatgaatttgtaaaatataaaaaaacatataatacatatttatttatgataaattaaaatataaaaactacacACAGTTATTATTTCGAAGTGAGGTCCTTGAAAATACCAGCTTATTCATGCGCGGCTTACCGTCGGGTGAAGCACCTCGCAACATTCACACGCACAAGCATATCgatattgatatatgtacatacatatgtatactatattctACTCATACAGTAGTGCTAATAGATGATTCTAAGTATAGTAATCAGGCTCGGATGTAAACAAATTCGTCACCATATATTTATGAACGACCAAAAACCGGTTGAACGAACGAAAACATCTCTTCACAAATTAAGTATACCCGTCAGATTAGTTATTTCACATTACTTCGATTTGTTGATACAAAAAAGAATTAACGTAGTATAGATAATAAACGCGAGTATGaacaatatatacttataccatCTGTACAGTGTTATCATAAAGATTTTGTGACAGTTATACTGaatctatatacttatatagttcattattacattatttcgttttactttttaataacttataaactttattttcagagtttttttggttttgcttttgcttttgcttataCTTTCATATACTTAGTTGGATATGAAACgacaatttaattttgcttatgATTTTGTGACTAACTACAATTGACAAACCTATGGTTTTCGTTAGGAAGAAAGACACTTCTTTCTCTTAAGCTTTCTTGctacatatattaagttttcagAAAGAAAATTGTACTTGTATTATGAATAtattatgatttgaaatataagcTATTCATTTTAACTCAACCAAAGTATTTAGCGATGTCGATGAGGAATTTTAACTATAATAGGTATATACGGAATATATGAAAGCATGACGCAGAAGCTGTTTCTGAAATTTATTCTCTCTATTAATTATCACTACTTACTCGCAGTTAGAAAGTAATTAGCAATTATACTTAAGTTTTAAGCAGTATTACATTATACATTTAGATACATGGCATAGACAGTTGTTGCATAATTTgtgtatatttcaaatattcggtacctaggggcttgaaaagcttttattgcacttaaacaatttttatttataacggACGGATTTTAACTtatctcgtcatcctgatcatttacatataagtacatatgtatatagttttagatgatacgtaaAACCGTtacgagtataaaaataaaacgctaTTTCGTTATGTGCCCGCGTAACGTCCGAGCTGCTGCACGGAAAGATGTGAAAAATAGGTAGGTATTTACTCCTACAGAAAGTCTTAATGGAAGCCGTTTTTTGCAAAGTCAAACATTttggaacatacatatatatatttgtatttataactcaagaaaaGCTGAACCGATTTCGATGAAAATTGGTGAGGATATAATTTGGAACCTTGGGGGCACAGgccacttgtttttttttatcgttttatgttaaaattcaacataattaaaatatataaaattatatttcgaaTTCATGGAAAAATCTTATGATcctttttacttcaaaaaaaaaaattataataacatcaCACAGCTACTGGTAGGGTAcagtaatttttgtttacatttgcagAGGGGTTATACTGATAGTGGTTAAAGAATAAGAAAATGGTGAATCATAATTTGAGATGAGTACATAATAGCtcacaaatattaatgaatGATTGCACAGTACAGTGCACTATTTAAATGGTCGTCGATTTTgcaattacaaaatattaccaTATGATTAGACATAAGGTGTAAGACATAGGGTGTAAGAGACAAGTGATAagatatttatgaaaatgttgttacatCATACGTATTTATGTAAGTGCTATTCCTTAAGTTTCTTCTtctcgacacacaccacctcttcgtcgatttcaaagctgctttcgacagcacgaaaaggagctgccattatgccgcgatgtctgaactgacgttgagtaacaccaaaagctccgtcaggatcgggaggacctctccgagccgttcgataccaaacaaggcgactccctatcgtgcgacttcttcaaccttaaGTTTCTtacgaaatcaaaaaaaatgtaaatttgtaaattgcAAATTTAGCCATCCCATTACATTGTTATCATGATTAATGATGTCCTTGATAACAAGGAGCGAACGCAGCAGCGGTTTTAGGCTAGTATGTTATAAATTAGTATTGCAAATATGTAAAGTGCAAAGAAGTAAAGGCAGATGCCAGAAACCATCGACTTTCGAAACCTACTTATGGCATACCTTTTTGTGCAAGCAATATTAAaactaatcaaaaataaatattgacaacccattattaatattaactctttatattgaaaatataaacagaAGTTTTGCAATATGTAAAATTGAGTTCTTGATAACAGTTGTTAagtggaatatacatatgtacgtataataaatgaattattgCTTGCTTTAACCGATTTCGATcagttttatttctaaattttaagcccgttataaaaatattattcaagcgttaaaaattctgtaaaatatATGTTCATAACTTAACTAAGTACATACTAATTTCCTTTTGctcttatatattttattctttttttgttaaggGCCCAGTgtgacattttcaaaaaaaaaaaaaaaaaaaaaaattttatttgctttatcgtcagtttatatttccaaaaatatcctatgaaatcggcaaggtcgtatcttgaatattttttggatggcagcattctaaagagcgaccgctcgcaggtataatcatatatgtatgtatgagtgaaactttaaaatttcaaaattgctgacatcataacttaacgagaaattaaccgatcgacttcaaattaaaactgaatgcatttactatacaatgacctacgatctttttgattggttgaaaattatcaatttggCATTAACAAAAGTAccattttttatctaaaaaaaacatttttttcaaaattacaccattttgttaatttttgatattttttaaagatcgtaggtcattttataggaaatatctttaagtttaataaactttttgaatttttttgtttcagctactcattcggccgaTATAATTTCAGCAGTTGGAGCACTTTTTTTGGCACGTTCGAAGACAGaccataactccgttatttttcaacgtttttgtaaaaaaaagtcgaaGTCGGAAGTTATTATATTAGAGATTtgaagtttataatattttcattcactCTAACGCACTCTGTGGTTAAGAAAATCAActtaatttcgttaaaatatcaCGTATTTTGAGCAACACAAGTTGAAGTCAGCTGGAAAGTCAAAATGTATGGAAATtcctacataagtatgtaggtCGATAGCAATAATTTCCATTAAGTACACTGGAGAACACGtttccaataaattttatgaaattatataaatgtacatatttcaaaatttatatatataatatatagtacataggaGTTGGCTAATCCGGccaatttcatacatttttagaTCTAAGACGTACTATATTATTTCGTTCATAAGACGTACTATATTGTTCgttcatttaattttgctaaaacATCTTACCGCTAAAGTCGGAAGTTAGCAATCTTtattaggtacatacatacatacatatatcgtattACATCGACCTTAGGACtcaaatttcaataatacatCTCGGAGATTTAGCGGTGTATTCgataaaaattatctaaagtCCCTGAGATCTACATATTTTATATCTGAGGACTTAAAAAGTTATGGCCCGATTTGCAAATCACAGATGACCCTCTATACTTCGATGTGTAGTACTATGCTACAGTTGTGTGTcttatttttttagtagtttCCGTTATGATGCTTTTTTTCTAATCATATTGCTGACAGCTTTaagatttatttcaatttatttagaTCCACTGTATGCgggtacatactatacatatgtacatatgtatgtatgtatattgaaatactgcCTTGACAAAGATAAATAACCTTTTTGAAgttcaaatgtatgtacatacatataaactggTATACATGTGTACGCACATgtgcaattatatacatattcagcAGATGTGAAAAAGTATACATAAATACGTCATAACCCCAGAAGCAGGTAGTGGGAGTGCGGTTCTTCAAGGCGCAAATATACACTCAAAGTAATCATACCTGTTATTTCTTCGCTTATTGTATTTTTCttcatacttgtacatatttacataccttAATGAGCGTCTGAAGTGTGGGAGAATCCCAAATTCTAAACATAATACATATCTTGTTTCATGGAAAAACGAGATTAGTttaattttgtaagaaaataaatacatgcatatatatgtacactgtTCAAAGAAAGTACTTccttatgtaagtatgtatgtatgtctcttACCTTATGTACCTTACAGATCATTTCACTTATTCACATTTGTACGCATAGTTGTGCCGATAATTCTTAACGGTTAATCACCTACTTCAGTATGAGCTATGACATATTCTTGTATATtagtacatacgtacataccttcatatatatttgtgtattggCATGTACGCATCTCCACTGGTTCGGTTTTTCCCAGCGCAACATCTCAACCAAAAAgatgaaaatctttaaatatttaacaacgTGGTAAttgtaattacatacatacatatatattaaatacaagtatGCCAAACTCGGTAAACTCGATTGATTAACGAAGTAATCTACTGTGACAGTCATTCTGTTACTAAAGGTAGTTATTGCGAAAAATGCGAGTTtggagaaaacgaaaaaaatacatGTCGATGGGAAAAATATCATTCATGGCGAGACCATTTCACATTCGGTTCCTAACGAATTCGATTGTCCCTTAGTTGGTTTtctttgtgttaatttttttcagataaatatttatttgggaaTCACCAGTTGCTTTGAATTTAGAAAACACTGCTGCTAACGATTATTTTCGAACACTCTTCTTGGCCATTGTTTGCAGATCaactatgtacataagtatgtatgtatgttattcaTGACTTTCAATGCTTATTGATTGAGTGGCACTTTTGAgagtttgttattgttttcttaaCCATTTGCCGTTCGGCTTGTATGaccatatacttacatatatttttgccatATTGGTtgaaggtataaaatcgatgatTATTTCCATGCTGTTTATGTAATgacatatctatatacatatctgtatgtacatatgtatatgttctcAAATCATGGCCTACAACATAGTGGCTGGTGTGTAAGAGAGTGAGCGCGTGCGTTTCTAGTTCATGTGAGCGTTGATGTATTAATGCGGTCGTTGTGCTGCCAAAGGttgagtataaatatttttcgcataGTATCAACACAACATTAGTGTTAATTGTGAAGTCATAAACGCACGCACCACAGCAGCTCTCAAGAGGAATCCgacattatttttgttcagcacCATTTGTCGAAAATAGTGTAATATAATGAAAGTTCTATTTGTTTTGGCGCTGTTGATTGCAGCTGCTGCGTCTCTGCCACAATTTGGTGGCTTCGGTGGCCCTGGATTTGGTGGTGGATTCGGCCGTCCTGGTTATGGTGGCGGATTTGGTCGTCCCGGATTTGGTGGTCCTGGTTTCGGCGGAGGTCCCGGCTTTGGGGGCGGTCCAGGCTTTGGTGCCGGTCCAGGCTTTGGAGGCGGTCCAGGCTTTGGTGGTGGTCCAGGCTTTGGCGGTGGTCCCGGATATGGTGGTGGTTTCGGAGGTCCCGGTGGTTTCCGAcgaggtggtggtggtggttctGCTTCATCATCAGCATCCGCAAGTTCTAGTTCGTCTGGTGGTGGCGGTAGAGGCGGTGCTTCGTCTTCAGCTTCAGCATCTTCGTCTTCATCGTCCTTCGGCTAAGCTTATTTAGCACTTACTTAGTATAGTTCAATTTTAATagattatttaaataagaattAATAGAGGGCGGGATGAACCATTTTTAATATAGTATGAacttctttattaaaaattatctgaaatatGTAGTAAATTCATCTGTgcgtttgttttattttatttgccgtaATAGCGTGTTGCAGGGGTTATTAAAaggttgtaaaaatttatttcatgcaCATATTCTCGCTACTGTGTGGCTGTCCCGCCTACGAAATtccgtttttttaaatataaatataaactttttggttggttacattttttttagttccaaAAATAATAGCCTGAACCTTGGCTTAGCTTTGTTTTTCCGAACCCGTATGGTTAGTTTTTATCAATGTATAATTTAATTGTTGAATTCGACTTTCATAGATTCCTACATTGTGAACTTGGGCTATGCTCTTGCGTGCAAGAATGGAGTTTTCccattaaaaaatcaaaaaaggaaCCTGCTATATACCTTTCTTCTCTACTTTGATACCACTCGATTCTGTTAGAAATTTACTATATAGGAGTGAAGAgaatgatgaaattaaatttaagaataattgttaaaaaaaggcATTGCTTGatcttcttaaatatttgatgttaatggttCATAAGCATTCTGAACTATCTTAGCAGTCTCAAAAAGACGCAACCATGGCTgttacacatttaaaaaaaactattaaactaTTAATGTttgaacaaattaattaaactatCGAAAAGTAGTTAACAAATTTGGCAAcatcaataaattttgattgaCTGCCACATTTCCATACGAATATTAGATATTCCCCATTATTTCCGTCTCCCTAGTAATGCctatgtttacaaaaattttaagttttataagtaggtatgtatatctacatatgtacatattataatgggttgtcaaaaaagtcttgcggtatttttattgatttttttttattgaaattgaaatgaatttttgatgactcatgcccagctcctgatcgatgctacggctgctactatgccggtctctttcgaccaattcagcgattttatcgcaattttcgacgacaggccttccggagcgtggcgcatcttcgaccacttcTACaacagaacgaaaacgttgaaaccatcgttgtgcggtggaaatgaaactgtatcgggtccataaactgcacaaattttattggcggcttgagatgcatttttgcctttagcGCCAACTAGTGacaataccgcaagacttttttgacaacctatatgtatgtttgtatgtctgtatatgtaaATAGGTCTGAGCAGAAttgtgaaatatgtatgtacattaaacttttaGGAGATGGGGTAACGCCccctttttggaaatttccaaaacataGATTCGCCTCCCAATTCCGACTCGCTGTACACAATTTTGAACCTTAATTTGCTACACAGttatgacatttttttaatttgctattAATGGCagtttgtgggcgtggcagcgtTCGATTCCGTTCATCACAATACCAACCTTCTCACGGTCAAAGAAAcatgcataccaagtttcatcaagatatttaaatttttactcaagttatacgAGTAGCTTGCAccgacagacagtcaaccggaattcaactcgtcattctgatcgtataaatatgtacttatatataaccGTATATCACCTTGattagttttgggtgatacatacaactgttaggtgaacaaaactattatactctgtagcaacatgttgcaagagtataaaaaaactaattccGCGTGGAAGTTCATTAAAAACTGTTGGCTTTTAATATGTTATGGACCGGCCTGACGGGAATATTCGAATTCTATTCACCAGCAGTGACTAGTTAATAATATAAGtttcaaagaaaacaaaaactcattatacattcatatatataatatatatttatataggaCATATAAAAGATATTATGTTAATTTTATCtaagttgttttaatttttaaacatttaacgAGCCCATTAATTataattgttgtaattgttCTCCATGAAATCTATGAATAAAGAAAATAGCTGAGTTTATTTACTAATTATAACGAAATGCTAATTTAACTTACTTCcaaactttgcatatttttatactacatacatacatatatcaaatgtaaattaaaatttttggatttgTTTGAAGAGCTAATTGTGGGGATTTTTTATCTGCTCCCTCAACTTAGCTCCAAGTATTTAATATACTAGAGCTGCAGTATTTTATCGcaatttgttgctattattggcGTCAGATTTTTTCACACATATTCGAAACATTTGTTTGCTTGTGCCATCATCGTGAAACCTCTTACCTCCCCTAGCAACCCTTGTACCTGTTGGTGTTGGCTGTATACGGTTTGCTCTCCTAATACAAGCAGTAATATTTGTTTTGGCCTAACTCGCTTGCTATAAAATTGCCATCGGATGACGGTGAGAAGTTAGTTTTGCTTTGTAGTTAGTCATATCTACTTCCATCTCGCAACCAAATTAATCTAATCATGAAATTGATCACTATACTTTTGGCTACAGTAGCTGTCGCTTGTGCCATGCCCAACAGAGGAGGTGGCGAATCTAATGCCAACGCTGGCGCACAGGCTAGCGCTGGAGGCGGTGGAGGTGGTGGGTTAGGTGGAGGTCATCACGGGCGCGGCGGTGGTCACCAAGGCGGCGCAGGTTTTGGAGGTGGTCCCGGTGGTCCCGGTGGTCCAGGTGGTCACGGTGGTCAAGGTGGTTTTGGCGGCCAGGGTGGTTTTGGAGGTGGCCAAGGTGGTTTTGGAGGTGGCCAAGGTGGTTTTGGCGGCCAGGGTGGTTTTGGCGGTCAGGGTGGTTATGGTGGGCAAGGTGGTTTTGGAGGCGGCTTCGGTGGATCCAGTTCATCTGCTTCAGCCTCTTCGAGCTCGAGTTCGTCCAGTTATGGAGGTGTATCCAACGCTAAAGCAGAATCCTCTGCAACATCTTCAGGATTTGCTAGTGCAAACGGTGGTGGTCATGCAAACTCTcacaattaagtaaattaatcCGATAATTGTCTTAACATAACCAAAACGCACTCACCCATACTGCCCGACTTTTTCAAAGCTTATGTGATTTATGAACAactatgtgaaaaaaataaaaacaaaaatatgtatatacataaatatttgtgttcaacatttgagaaaaaagttattatgaGTTTTTTGTCGCTAAATTAGCAGACGGTGGAAGTGGCACACAGTCAAGCGCCTTCATATAAACTACggaagaaaattatatatttccattatttaaaTTCATACTCAGGATATCACGAACGTGGAAATATCTTTTGTAAAAACTGCTTACTGGTTTCGTCTGCCGTTTTCAAATAATATGTTTTGATATTCAAGCTTTTaaaacatccggctgactttattctttataaatatttatatttatgaaatttcttgaaaataggTTCTCAAGTATATCTCAGCAACTCTCTATCCTCAACGATTTTAGTATgataatcgagttagatatgtggttatacataatatatattcatatataactGATCGGGATGACTAGGAGAGTTAAATTCCGAGTAactgcctgtctgtctgtccgtccgtctgtgcaaagGATAACTTGAGCAAGAATTGAGATATCTGAATGTAACTTGGTACACGACTTCTTAGTGAGCGTAATCGGACCTCTGCCACGCCaccaagcactaaattaagatatgtaGAGCTTTGTAGGAGCCGATATCAAAATTTGACGATGGGCGTTGCATCGCATATATTTGGGTCATATAACATATTTCAACTAAAACCGGCTCATAATATGATCTTGacgtttttgtatttatttgtgaaCTCAATCGAACTGCAATAACGTCTACTTCCCATACAGCACAGTTATAAATTCCATATGAGCCTTTTCATTTCCATTACACAAATCAAGTACCAATCAATATATTCCGAATAAATTTGCACAAATAGTGCTTTTGGGGTAAACCAGCTCGAgactaaaaattgtcaaaaccGGACCGTAACAGTTCAAGCCAAGGAGGACTGCTGaccttttgcaaaaaatatcgGTCTATCTGTGAGATTTGTTATTCAAATTCGGCAAAATATATCCACACGGGAAAACAATTTACAGCCACAATATAGCTGATATACAGactttcgaacttccagttgactttatactaCATACTTATAGCATATCGGTCAATGTTGGAGTTAGTTTAATAAATATCTTTGTTGTTAAAATGGTGGTAAAACTGattttatatgtagtataaatagttttaaagtTCATGTACTAGCAAATCTAATCTTAATCAAAACCTCCATATGCAACtacaatatgtatgttgtaCTTATGGTAAAATTCTTGAAGGAGACGTTCGTTGCCGAGCAGTGTAATTATTCGTAAGAGACAcaatatcgtaataattatattCCCGCGTACACTTTTAATTACAATGTCATCTTGTAATCCTCCTTCAATCTGTTGGcggaatttattttgtttagcgCTTAGGAAAAATGGTTAGTGTGAGTTATGTGAAATTGACGTCCTGGATGCATTTTTTAACACATGATTATCCCTTCTTTCAAatatacagaatttttttctgaaattaaacCGCATactctttattttctttctaaatggccttattagtataaataaagagtattAATGCGATTATTCCAAAACAGAACTTAACTTTTCACTGATActattttttctgtaaaatttgaatgaaaattattaatctaTCTAGTTTCTGTTAAAGAAGTGCATGAGcgcaattgataaaaaaatgtgtaccgTATCTTCTAGAATCTGACACATCCCAAAACGTCTTTGCCTATTCTCTTCCTAATGGGGTTTCTAATGTTTTTTAGGCCATAGGGAGGGTTCAAAATGTCTTCGCACGATATAGAGATCGTCCACCTACGTGAGAGTTGCACCCACTAAAATACTTCCCCTTCTACTCTGGATTGTTTCCTTTACCCCAGAACAGCTTTCGCATTACTTCATGGTTTCCAAGACGGACCTTTTTCTACTTCCCTGTGTCTAGGTATGCCTACGATTTCAAAGCCGACATAGATCTGTTTGGCCTACCTTTTAATGACTTCAATTCACCGAACCCTCCGCGTCCATATCCCACTTTTTATTGCGTAGTACATATTCCGCATACTAGGAGGCAATTTGATAACAGCTTTTGTCGTTagttatcatttttatactcttgcaatcagTTGCAACTgagtatattaattttgttcacctaagggTTGTACGCATAacataaaactaaacgagatagatatatgtagggttatatacaaggtccgttccaaagtaaacaggacttaaaaaaaaacagaacaaatggttttttcaacaaaatcaatttatcatattcaaaatagtctccttctgcttcaatacagctttttgcatggtccaaaagcatgttgaacaagtgttttagctcgttggccggtatggctgccagtatgccggtgcaagccttttgaatggcctctccGTCtccataacgctttcctttcatgagcaaatgcatttctccgaaaaggaaaaagtcgcacggtgccatatcaggtgaatacggggagtggttattggttaaaatttttggtcaaataatcggtttaatgatgtccttcgaatgttggattaggtatattttaaattcgactagattcgttcagtttccagtacaaaaatcaagaagcaatcgAAAATGAcggtcaatgtgtgaaataTGTAACTGAAATGAATGGATAATCCTAAATCTGAAACTAAAGGTTTAAATTAGTGGTGCTGTAAGTATGTGTTGCAAAAGATGTAAGTATAATTATCTTTCGTTAAACATTGTACTAGATTATGTTAAGTAATAGATTAGTATTATAAATGCATTGTTAGAGtaagtatctatgtatgtatataaaagaaagtgtcCGAAGCGATGTAATCTCATAACTCGAGAGTGGCCgaaccgattttgatgatttgTACTTTGATGGAAAGGTATTTTCTCAGTACaggtttaaaaaaagagaagaaaatcgaaaaaggtaaaaaactcataatttcaaaaagtaGAATTTCCCACGATTTGGATTTTTCCCGTAGAAAcgagtcagctgattgctctctctcAACGCAGGGTTACtagtctcgatatactgtattaattataaaaattgtcttcaatatgtttaaatttttcttaaactaactcaaaatcagagtcgaatgctattatttataaatatataaactatttttaataatttgatttcagttttgatattttatgttatgaaaaattgtaattgaaaacttagatgtgtacaaaactaaaTATGCGCATTGAGCAATGACAGCATTGTTCaaatggaaagaaaaaattatggcTGATTTCTACGAGCTCAACTTTTGGCCTTTGTTCACTAAGAGCggtaactattattattttcatagttttaaatttaCCGTTTTGATTTCCCGAATGTCCAGTatctcaaataaatattttccacgataaaatttgttaagttcCTTATGAATCTGATAATGTAAGTAGTATTTGTTGAAGTTCCTTTCAACAAGTATCGTGAATATT encodes the following:
- the LOC126765376 gene encoding holotricin-3-like, which produces MKVLFVLALLIAAAASLPQFGGFGGPGFGGGFGRPGYGGGFGRPGFGGPGFGGGPGFGGGPGFGAGPGFGGGPGFGGGPGFGGGPGYGGGFGGPGGFRRGGGGGSASSSASASSSSSGGGGRGGASSSASASSSSSSFG
- the LOC126765366 gene encoding uncharacterized protein LOC126765366, producing the protein MKLITILLATVAVACAMPNRGGGESNANAGAQASAGGGGGGGLGGGHHGRGGGHQGGAGFGGGPGGPGGPGGHGGQGGFGGQGGFGGGQGGFGGGQGGFGGQGGFGGQGGYGGQGGFGGGFGGSSSSASASSSSSSSSYGGVSNAKAESSATSSGFASANGGGHANSHN